The Algoriphagus halophilus genome window below encodes:
- a CDS encoding 5-formyltetrahydrofolate cyclo-ligase, which produces MSTEKEQIRQLFKDKRKALSPEEAQRRSELIFRQFQVWFNSHPEIAHIHIYLPIAHQNEINTLLIRDYLLGRGNSVYTSIVKSGTLQLDTVKIDSNTIFEINKWGIPIPQNISAISPNKIQLVLIPLLAFDIKGNRIGFGKGYYDVFLSGLDGEVLKVGLSFFDPVPQIPSETHDIPLDYCITSEKVFTF; this is translated from the coding sequence ATGAGTACTGAAAAGGAGCAGATTAGGCAATTATTTAAAGATAAAAGGAAAGCTCTATCTCCTGAAGAGGCGCAGAGACGTTCTGAATTAATATTTAGACAATTTCAAGTTTGGTTCAATTCACACCCCGAGATCGCGCATATTCATATTTATTTACCCATTGCCCATCAAAATGAGATCAATACCTTATTGATCCGTGATTATTTGTTGGGTCGAGGTAATTCTGTTTATACCTCAATAGTTAAATCAGGAACACTTCAGCTGGATACGGTAAAGATTGATTCCAACACCATTTTTGAAATTAATAAATGGGGGATACCAATACCCCAAAATATTAGTGCCATTAGCCCAAATAAGATTCAATTAGTATTAATCCCGCTTTTGGCTTTTGATATAAAAGGTAATCGGATTGGTTTTGGAAAAGGCTATTATGATGTTTTCCTCTCTGGATTAGATGGGGAAGTCCTTAAAGTAGGGTTGAGTTTTTTTGATCCAGTTCCTCAAATTCCTTCCGAAACGCACGATATCCCATTAGATTATTGTATAACTAGCGAAAAAGTTTTTACTTTTTAG
- the bshC gene encoding bacillithiol biosynthesis cysteine-adding enzyme BshC, whose protein sequence is MKKHCVSLQETGQFSDFFLDYLNGKEELKPFYSLEPKLESFSEAIKNKNFSNSARETLVKELHSQYEGIEISEKVKANIQSLALDQTFTVTTGHQLNLFTGPLYFIYKIVATINLAKQLAQKYPANKFVPVYWMASEDHDFDEINYFKLDGKKYQWNSDQTGAVGDFKLDDSFQSFLKSVSFAPDFFKEAYSSSKTLAEAVRKYVNYLFEEQGLVILDGNSQALKSQFKEVIKDDLFLHHSNQKAEAATQKLEELGYKGQIFPREINFFYLHQGIRERIERSGDEFKVLNTELKFSKTELEKLIETNPERFSPNVVLRPLYQEVILPNLAYLGGPAEVIYWLQLKGVFDYFEVPFPILLPRNFALLITPLIRKKIAQLGWDEAQIFEDYDSWKKEFVRSEASIDLELQEEKELISSLFEKKGEEAALLEGSLKEAFAAGKVRSLKILDQMSRKLRKAEEKKQQVQLDRALAIHAFTKPNGAPQERVVNMMQFYLSSPELIDDLLACFDPLDFRMMVLDL, encoded by the coding sequence ATGAAAAAACATTGTGTAAGTCTCCAGGAAACAGGACAATTTTCAGATTTTTTTTTGGATTACTTAAATGGGAAGGAGGAATTAAAACCTTTTTATTCGCTTGAGCCAAAGCTGGAAAGTTTTTCAGAGGCGATCAAAAATAAGAATTTCTCTAATAGTGCCCGGGAAACATTGGTGAAGGAGCTTCATTCCCAATATGAAGGAATTGAAATCAGTGAGAAAGTAAAGGCTAATATTCAATCTCTGGCACTTGACCAAACCTTTACTGTCACCACAGGACATCAGCTGAATTTATTTACTGGGCCTTTGTATTTCATTTACAAGATTGTGGCTACTATTAATCTTGCTAAACAGTTAGCTCAAAAGTATCCGGCAAATAAGTTTGTTCCGGTGTATTGGATGGCCAGTGAGGACCATGATTTTGATGAAATCAACTATTTCAAGCTAGATGGTAAAAAATACCAATGGAATTCTGATCAGACCGGTGCGGTGGGGGATTTTAAGTTGGACGATTCTTTTCAATCCTTTTTAAAGTCTGTTTCCTTTGCTCCTGATTTTTTTAAGGAAGCTTATTCCTCCTCCAAAACCCTTGCAGAGGCTGTAAGAAAATATGTAAATTATTTATTTGAAGAACAAGGGTTGGTGATATTGGATGGGAATAGTCAGGCATTAAAAAGTCAATTCAAAGAAGTGATCAAGGATGATCTATTCCTTCATCATTCGAACCAAAAAGCTGAAGCGGCCACCCAAAAGCTGGAAGAGTTAGGATACAAGGGGCAGATTTTTCCAAGAGAAATCAACTTCTTTTACTTACACCAAGGGATTAGGGAGCGGATAGAGCGATCGGGAGATGAGTTTAAGGTCTTGAATACCGAGCTTAAGTTTTCGAAAACTGAACTAGAGAAGTTAATTGAGACAAATCCAGAGCGCTTTAGTCCGAATGTAGTGTTAAGGCCATTATATCAGGAGGTAATTCTACCTAATCTAGCTTATTTAGGAGGCCCAGCAGAAGTTATCTATTGGCTACAGCTAAAAGGAGTTTTTGATTACTTTGAGGTTCCATTCCCTATTTTGCTTCCTAGAAACTTTGCCTTGTTAATTACTCCCCTAATTAGAAAGAAAATAGCTCAATTAGGATGGGATGAGGCCCAAATCTTTGAAGATTATGATTCTTGGAAGAAAGAGTTTGTTCGTTCTGAGGCCAGTATAGATTTGGAACTTCAAGAAGAAAAAGAATTGATTTCTTCATTGTTTGAGAAGAAAGGAGAGGAAGCGGCTTTGCTCGAAGGAAGTTTGAAAGAAGCTTTTGCAGCGGGTAAAGTCAGGTCTCTTAAGATTTTGGACCAGATGAGCCGTAAATTAAGAAAGGCAGAGGAAAAGAAACAGCAGGTCCAACTCGATCGAGCCTTGGCCATCCATGCGTTCACAAAACCAAATGGGGCACCGCAGGAAAGAGTGGTAAACATGATGCAGTTTTATTTGTCCTCACCTGAACTTATTGATGATTTGTTGGCCTGTTTTGATCCTTTGGATTTCAGAATGATGGTTTTAGATCTATGA
- a CDS encoding M16 family metallopeptidase, with protein sequence MLPYHQFFLNNGLEVIVHEDPSSKMAVFNLLYKVGSRNEEAGKTGLAHFFEHLMFGSSKNVPVFDRELERVGGSCNAFTSPDITNYYITLPASNIETAFWLESDRMLQLTLSDKTIETQRKVVIEEYKQRYLNQPYGDIWHHLRDLSYVEHPYRWPTIGQHLSDIENYQREDVWDFYQTNYTPENAILVVGGNVTKSQIERLSQKWFGPITSKKQELLAVVPEPIQQEKRVKTIEAKVPTDALYKAYKMPGKLAEGYAAADLISDLLGFGKSSILEQKLVKKGKLFASIGAYVLGSVDPGLLVFSGKMDSGVTSEEGEQALEEEIQAFLSKEISEESLQKIKNQGEAMKSYESIQLLNRVFNLAYYASLGSPELYMTEFENKSKIKAEEISSWSSKILVEENSNVIHYKSLPL encoded by the coding sequence ATGCTACCATACCATCAATTTTTCTTAAACAACGGACTTGAGGTAATTGTCCATGAAGACCCGAGCAGTAAAATGGCGGTCTTTAATTTACTGTACAAAGTAGGGTCCAGAAATGAAGAAGCCGGAAAAACTGGACTTGCTCATTTTTTTGAGCATTTGATGTTCGGGAGTTCCAAAAATGTACCCGTGTTTGACCGAGAATTAGAACGCGTTGGCGGTTCATGTAATGCCTTCACCAGTCCAGACATTACCAACTATTACATCACCCTTCCAGCCAGCAATATAGAAACAGCTTTCTGGCTAGAATCTGATCGTATGCTTCAACTCACATTAAGTGATAAAACCATCGAGACTCAGAGAAAAGTAGTAATAGAAGAATATAAGCAACGGTACCTAAACCAACCATATGGCGATATTTGGCATCACTTAAGAGACTTGTCTTATGTGGAACATCCATATAGGTGGCCTACCATCGGACAGCACCTAAGCGACATTGAAAATTACCAGCGTGAAGATGTCTGGGATTTTTACCAAACCAATTACACCCCAGAAAACGCCATTTTAGTCGTGGGCGGAAATGTCACCAAATCCCAAATTGAAAGACTATCACAAAAATGGTTTGGTCCTATCACATCAAAAAAACAGGAATTATTAGCTGTTGTTCCAGAACCTATTCAACAAGAGAAGCGCGTCAAAACGATAGAGGCAAAAGTTCCTACAGATGCACTCTATAAAGCATACAAAATGCCAGGTAAACTGGCCGAAGGATATGCTGCGGCAGATTTGATATCCGATTTACTAGGATTTGGCAAATCATCCATTTTGGAGCAAAAACTTGTAAAAAAAGGAAAACTTTTCGCTTCTATAGGTGCTTATGTGTTGGGTTCCGTAGATCCAGGTCTTTTGGTATTTTCAGGAAAAATGGACTCTGGGGTTACTTCTGAGGAGGGAGAACAAGCTTTAGAAGAAGAAATCCAGGCATTTCTCAGTAAAGAAATCTCTGAAGAATCTCTTCAAAAAATCAAAAATCAAGGCGAAGCCATGAAATCCTATGAATCTATCCAGCTATTAAACAGGGTATTTAACCTTGCTTATTACGCATCTTTGGGTAGTCCGGAATTATACATGACTGAGTTTGAAAATAAATCAAAAATTAAGGCAGAGGAGATTTCCAGTTGGTCATCCAAAATCCTAGTGGAAGAAAACTCCAATGTCATACATTATAAATCTCTTCCTTTATGA
- the ispF gene encoding 2-C-methyl-D-erythritol 2,4-cyclodiphosphate synthase, with translation MNAFKIGMGYDVHQLKEGYDFWLGGIKLEHEKGAVGHSDADVLIHVICDALLGAANLRDIGYHFSDKDPQFKGIDSKILLKEVMEKIREAGFEVGNIDSTICLQVPKVNPHIPTMKSCLAEVMNIPESSISIKATTTEWLGFVGREEGISAYCVALIYHV, from the coding sequence ATGAACGCATTTAAAATAGGCATGGGATACGATGTCCATCAGCTGAAAGAAGGTTATGACTTTTGGCTTGGTGGAATCAAACTAGAACATGAAAAAGGGGCTGTTGGTCACTCGGATGCAGATGTATTAATTCATGTAATTTGTGATGCACTTCTAGGTGCAGCAAACCTGAGAGACATTGGTTATCATTTTTCGGACAAAGACCCCCAATTTAAAGGGATAGACAGTAAAATACTGTTGAAAGAAGTTATGGAAAAAATCAGGGAGGCAGGGTTTGAAGTAGGCAACATAGACTCTACCATTTGTCTCCAAGTGCCGAAAGTAAATCCTCACATTCCAACTATGAAATCATGCCTAGCGGAAGTGATGAATATTCCTGAAAGTTCAATATCCATCAAAGCAACTACCACCGAATGGCTTGGTTTTGTAGGCAGAGAAGAGGGTATTTCGGCTTATTGTGTGGCATTAATCTATCATGTATGA
- the mnmD gene encoding tRNA (5-methylaminomethyl-2-thiouridine)(34)-methyltransferase MnmD produces MSGKLKIITTEDGSHSLYNEELKETYHSFHGALKESVHVFMLYGIDSWLMENPTKKPLRIFEVGFGTGLNAWLTLIWAEQNQIPVLYHTIEPFPLSEEIYSQLNYGDLDDGFFHYKPYLQKLHKMEWDKGAIVSEYFNMKKEKTSLEEVTLYPSDVVFFDAFAPSKQPELWEKPLLQKVFDSMNPGGIFTTYCAQGQLKRDLKEIGLEVESLPGPPGKKEMTRGWKK; encoded by the coding sequence ATGAGCGGCAAATTAAAAATCATCACAACCGAAGACGGTTCCCATTCCCTTTACAATGAAGAGCTTAAAGAAACTTATCATAGCTTTCATGGAGCATTGAAAGAGTCTGTACATGTCTTCATGCTTTATGGGATTGATTCTTGGTTGATGGAAAATCCAACCAAAAAACCTCTACGGATATTTGAAGTTGGTTTTGGCACCGGCCTGAATGCTTGGCTTACCTTGATTTGGGCAGAACAAAATCAAATTCCTGTTTTATACCATACCATCGAACCATTTCCTCTTTCTGAGGAAATATATTCTCAATTGAATTACGGTGATCTCGATGATGGCTTTTTCCATTATAAACCATATCTACAAAAATTACATAAAATGGAATGGGATAAAGGCGCCATCGTTTCAGAATATTTCAATATGAAAAAAGAAAAAACCAGCCTTGAAGAAGTTACATTATATCCAAGCGACGTGGTATTTTTTGACGCCTTTGCACCAAGCAAACAGCCCGAATTATGGGAAAAACCTCTTTTGCAAAAGGTTTTTGACTCGATGAACCCAGGCGGAATATTCACAACTTACTGTGCCCAAGGCCAATTAAAAAGGGACCTAAAAGAAATTGGATTAGAAGTGGAAAGTTTGCCAGGACCTCCAGGTAAAAAGGAAATGACCCGAGGTTGGAAAAAATAA